In Nicotiana tabacum cultivar K326 chromosome 10, ASM71507v2, whole genome shotgun sequence, the DNA window ATGCCCACTTTCTTTTCTCTACCTTTCTACTTATATGGGACATATCCCTTACCTAACATaaagtacaagtgcagagaatagaATATTCTCCTAAAATATCTTGCTACAAAACTAGCCATTATGGGCGACATGAGTATTCGACCTCGACCCCGGTTACTCAGCTCGCCAATAGGTTCCTTCCATCTCGAGCACGACCTCGGCCTAATCGTCTCTTAGTAATCTATCTTTGAGCAAGGTTCTCTTGATTAGATTTCGACGCATACAACCACCAATAATTGAGATGAGATGAATATGATCCCTCCATCCTTAATCAAAGATATCAAATTAAAGCTTCCGGAATAAATTCTGGGAAGGAAGTGCTTCCTTCTTTAATGAGTCTTATGCGACTTAAATCCGAATTAATCAGGCTTCAATACATATATGGACACCAGAGTGGTAAAAAAAGAACAGAAGAGTGATCACTAATCTAAATGGGAGTGGagattaaaattcaaaaaaataaaatttagactCAGTCAGTCAGTCAATCAATTACTATACGGCTCATCATGATTTGATTAAATTTACCGAACGGTTAAGCTACCGGTTGGGTGTCATCAGTGATTCTCTCTAGTCATTATGTATGATTTAATGATTTTTGCAAGGAATTGATTAAAGGTGTGATGGCAAGTGGGGCAAAACTAGATGACAAACCATATGCATTAAGCCTGTTAATCGGGCCGGACTGACCCGTTTTCAGCATGCTTCAACCCGGGTCAGCCCGCTACTGTTCACTATTGGGCGGGTTGGTAGGGGGCGGGTTGTGGACGTTCATGTTCTGGTTAACGGTACACCGAACCCGCTAAGCCCGTGACCCGTTAATGGGTTGTTAACAGGCTGCGGCCCGTTATGAGCCCGTTTACCGTTgctgattattttttaaaaaatatttggaccgttgccaacggtcaaattaAGAAATGACCGTTGGGGAACGACAGATTTTGCAGAAATGGCCATTTCGGCCTCCCCCATTAAAAATATAGCCCTCCCACCCCTAATAATTAACAAAATtacatttttaaccttttaaaacctataaatagcccccttcttctttattttttctcacAATTCACTCTCTTTCTAGCTAGtactctaattctctcttgatattattgttcttaaattctcaattcAAGACTTTAAGTTAAATCATGCCCCGTACTTCTAGAGTGTGCTCATatgtttgggaacactttgaggtggtagaagaaaatgaagaagctcagaaagtaaagtgcaagaactgtggtctAGTCTTAAATCTTTGTCCAAAGTGTGGCACATGTTCTTTAAGGAGGCATATCAAGAGTTGTCTTGAGCGTACTCCAGAAATTCGtattttaagttgatttgagacaatttgtgttattttaaaattattagatgtatttatgcttaatgttttagtttgttagattaatttgaattttgaagtattattaatttattatgcttgaaaatttaggtttattttttttcgttcaattttataaataatttgcctattggtcttattaaataattttttgtagccacttactttctaatttcaattttataattttaaaatacaaatttcaaatttaaaactttaaacttcaaagtttaattctacGCCTTACAAGTTTGCAAATatttaagtatcaataacatttaataagaaaaataaaatttaattttaaaaaaagtagCCCGATCCGCCCGAACCCGAACGGGCCCTAAAAACCCGAAATTTCCCAACCCGCCCCCAACACATTATCCCAGCCCGCTAAACAGCCCGTCCGCTAACCGAACGGGCTGGAGTTTTTCCTGTTCAGCCCGCCCGATAAACACCTATAATATGCATTTCCAAACGCGAAACCGAATCAAACTACGGAAAGAACTTTATCGCATCCATAATTCCATATCCAGCTGCCAATGCGTTGCGTAAAACCTCACTTACTTGAGTAGCGCCTTTAGAAGATGTACAAACTGTTCCTTCGGAATATTTTTTGATTCACTCCAAAATCTAACATCTTTTAGCAAATACTAATTGCCAGGGATACCATTCAAAATTTAATAACTAGTTCAGGTAACATATAAATGTACTTATCGCTAGTAGCGAAATCAAGAATTTCACTTAAGGCTGTTCAAGATTTAATATATAGTTATATACACATCCGGAAAGCAGGCTACAAGTTCTTGTCAGTCTATCAACTTCACTATTTATGGTGATCGGCTTCAATAAAGATAGTAGTAAGATCAGAAAATTAAGCCCAAAGAATAAGTCTAGCCCAACTTCATTTTGAGCGGAGTGGCCCTGAATTCCGATCTTAAATCCATAAAATGGACCTCAAATTGGTCCTAAGCTACAGAACGTAGTGGCCCAGTGGATGACTTCTTTAGATTTTGTCTCTGATTTTAAATGTTTTGCAGGCAAAAATTTGAactaattttttgaaatttacgTCAGGACGAACTCCTCGTCCCGACGTAACTTTGAGCAAGTTATGCCTCGTCAACCTATTCTTGTAAAAACTTAAACAATTACGAACATGGAAAAATGACAATATATAGTTTCTCTTAAAataatatcgaatatatatatatatatatatatatatatatatatatatatatatatatatataatacaataaatatataaattttatacacttttatgattatgaatataaataattttggctgcgggctaaaagtgatcttTGCCTCGCATCCTGAAATGATGTGCAAATCTCCCTAGGCCCTTAATTTAGAGGTCCAAATTAATATTGGGCCTCATCAACAATAAAGTCAGGCGCGTGAAACGACGACTCCTAGCAGTGCAATTAGATCCAATATTATTTCTTTTCATAagcaaaagtactttttaatttcaaaaaatgaaCTTTACACGCACCAATTTTTTCCCGTCATTCCTCGATAAATGAActttctccaaaaaaaaaaaaaaatagtatagaatttTAAAGCCACTAAAcctaattaaagtaaaaaaaaaaaaaaaaaagttgtctGCCTCAGTCGCTAAAAGTAGTGCATTTACCAATACAACTGAACAAACAGTACTGTGAGCTCAGCTTAAGCTTTGTGATTTAGCTGTAACATACAACATGTAGCTGTACTTTTTTTTAGAGATCCATAAATAAatttagcaaaagaaaaataaaagctttCATCGTTTGCTCTGATCTTTGTCCTTTTAACAGCCATGAGAAATTCCCTTTTGTTTTTCACTTTCATAGCTCTTTTTATTGCTTATTTTCTATTTCAGGTACATGCCGCTGCCCCTGCTGGTAAGACCCATGttctgattattattattataattttttcttttctttttcgtttgaTGCTGGAATTGGGCTAATTTGTACTATATGTTATGGGCATGGTTCTATTGTTTTTGCAACTCAGGGCCGTTGATAAAGCACTTGAATTCTCTACTCAAATGGTCTAGGTCTACCTCTAAAACTCCCCAATCAGGTAAACCCCAGTAGAATTTATGTTAATTTGTGGGTTCATTTGTTATTGTGTAATAGTTGGAGGAGATGTTtaatttttctttgtcttttgtgTCGTTACAGATGGGAATATTCTTCAATTTGAAGATGGCTACTTAGTTGAGACTGTTGTTGAAGGAAATGGACTTGGTGTTGTTCCATATAAGATCCGTGTCTCACATGATGGTGAACTATTTGCTGTTGATGCTCTTAATAGCAAAATTGTTCGAATTACTCCCCCATTATCTCAGTGTAAGCTTCTTGCCCTTTGGTTAAATTACTACAGTTCCTTTTGATTTATCAGCTGATTGCTTAATAAATCACTGACTGTGCAGATAGTAGAGCAAGATTGGTTGCTGGTTCATTTCAAGGTCACACTGGCCACGTGGACGGGAAGCCAAGTGATGCTCGTTTTAAAGATCCAAAAGGAGTTACCATGGATGACAAAGGAAATATTTATGTTGCTGATACTGCTAATTTGGCTATTAGGAAGATTGGAGAAGCAGGTGCTCATTGTTTGTGACATCTCGCCTTTATTTTGAAGTTCTTTGACAGACATATATAACATTTTTTCTTGGGTTACTTTTATGTGTCGAGAAATAACTAGGATTAAGTTACTGCATCCCCCCAACACTACCTACCTTAGAGGAGATTGGCTGTGCTTTACTTATGTACAcaaagcaaaaagcaaaaaaatatcttttttgtGAGTAAAGGTTTCTTAagcttctttcttattttcaggCGTGACAACAATTGCTGGAGGAAAGTCTAATGTTCCAGGATACAGGGATGGGCCAAGTGAGGATGCACAATTCTCAagcgactttgatgttatatacATTCGGCCAACTTGTTCATTACTTGTTGTTGATCGAGGAAATGCTGCTCTTAGGCAAATTTCTCTCAGCCAGGAAGATTGTGACTACCAGTACAGCTCAGTATCAACCATAGGTTTGAATCCTTTTAGAATAGTTGACTTCTTTGATCTTGAAATACTATGAATAGTATATGATATGTATATATAAGTGTTCAATATCCTTGATATCTATCTGATATGTCCACTTGGTATGAGAAAATGAATGTGGATGCATtgtttttcttcttgaagaaAGTGTCAAGATTTGGCCCCTTTCATTCGGTTTAAGTTACTGTTTGGCTTGAAATATTACTTCAATCCGAGAATTTTAGACTAAAATCATTGGAGTTGGAGAATTTTATGGTGACAAAAAGCACGTGGTGGGATGAGTTATAAGCCTTTAGCAACATTCTGACATGTTTTTATTTCAGGGGGGCATTGAGCACTTTCTGGTAATAACTAATTCTTCATCTTGAATACGAATGTGCCCGACATCAAAATGGGTTCTTATAGATGAATTGAGAGTGCATCGTCGGCTGCTGGCCTTCATCCGTTAACTAATATTAGTTTAGAACTTAGTTGTCTCCAATTTTGAGCTTGTTGTCCTTCATGGATGTCCCTGTGAGCATACCAGCATTAGAAGTATATAAATTAATATGTTAGTCCATATAAGATACTTATTTTACTCACAAGCTCTTTAGTTTTTAAACATGTGATAGGTCAAGGTAGTATTGGAATGTTAAACAAAACCTACCAAAATGTATCCTTCCAAAATATAAAAACGCTCTGCTGAAAGACGGACTTTTGGGCTCAATCAGAAAAAGTTGAAGAGCGGGAGGGagagaggaaaaggaaaagggcTTGTCACCTTGGTTCCCTGCTCTATAAGTGTCTCGCTAGATCCAAGCAAAAAAAGTATTAACACTTTCTACTACCCACTCTCAGGTTAAGAAGATGTGAAAATGGCAttatgagaaaagaaaaataccaaCTAGACTCACACTACTCATATCAGTACCGACCAATTAATGGATGGATTTACAGAACATTAACTATATTAAGTTGTCCTGTTTGTGTAATTTTAGATTTTTACCACTGGTTGCTCAGCGTGGTAATACATTGAATTGCATTAAGATGGTTCCGTTAAGTTCTATCTAACTTCATCTTATACTTGTGGCAGATATTGTCATGGTTATTGGTGCTATTTTAATAGGGTATGCTGCGTGTATGCTCCAGCAGGgatttggttccaagatggtgggTGATTCTGATCCATGGTCTTCTTTCTTGCATTACTGTTGTGTGATTATTTTTCAACCATCAATCTCTTAATCAGTTGTTGATTTCTGTGTTACTCGGATCCTCCTAGAATGCCGCCATGTGTGTGTCGGTTCCTCCAAACATAATGCATTTTTTGAGGATCTGATACGGGTGCGGCGGTATTTTGGAGTATCCGAACAACATAGGTTGATTTTCATATTCTTGGCTGACCAATGAAACATTGGAATGCCTTTCAAGATCAAGTTAAATGTCCGTGGAGTTCTAAATTAAATAGAGGCTGTATTTTCTAGGAAAATCTGTGATTGCTTAGAAATATTACGTCATTTCAGTCTATAACTACGTCTTGGCATAAAGATTAAAAGTTACTCCGGCCCACATTGCTTCCAAGATTCTGATAGGACATACACTTAGTTGTTCATCCTTCAACTATTGCATACAAGATTGACTATGGCCTCAAAAACATATTGTAAATATTTTTCGTACTTTATATGAAACGATATGCTTGTTTAATCAAGCTGTTTCCTAATTGTGTATATTGCAGCAAGTACAGGTGGAAGTGGAGCAACAGGAACCTTCTTTAATCAAGGAGAAGCCCACTCCTGTTGTTGAAATTGTTAAAGAAGAACAGGAAGCAGGATGGCCATCATTTGGGCAGCTTGTCTGGGATTTGTCCAAGCTTGCAGTAGAGGCTCTGGGTTCCCTTTTTGGCTATGTCGTTCCACTGCACATTAGACACAAGAGCTTTAGTAGACCTGGACTAACTCCATTGAAAGATTCACTCAACATGCCTGAAGATCAAGTTGAGCCCCCGTTAGTCCAAAAGCAGAGGGCACCAGCGCCTGCTTCTGAGAGCAGACAGGTACCAACTGTCGGTGATAAATTTCCCGAGGGAAAGCCCACCAAGCTTAGGTCTAGTAGTTTTAAAGACCCTACCTTGTCAACCAAGCACAGGTCTTCCAGACGACATGAGTATGCAGAATATTACAGGACATCAGGTGAAGTTCCTCCATACGGGCACGTGAGGTCTAAAAGCCAGAAAGAAAGAACCAAACATCGACGACAAGACAAAGGTGTAGAGGCAGGAGTCGAGGCAAAACCTACTGAAATGAAACCAGTAAACTATGAGGATCCAAAATATGCTCATTACAACATGAGGAGCAAGTATGGAGACCCTTTCCCGCGTTATTCATGAATAGGCGACGAAGGATTTAGTTTTATAAGCGAGGGACGTGCTTTTTAGAGATGTATCTTTTTGTCATGTAAGTTGTAACTCTAATATTAAAGGAAGCAAGTCATCTGTGTTGTAGTACAAAGCGGGCCTTCACTTTTCATGTGTAAAATGTTAAGGATGCATCGGTCGTAGTCACAGATTTTCTCTTACTCTTCTTGAGGAGAAGAGGGGGGGGAAAGGAAAAATCTTAAATTAGTGGTGTACGTATTGCCGGTGAGTGAAAGTAATAGGAAAAGGATGAGACGTTCATGTGAATTTTGATGTTGAAAGATGACAGCCGTGATATTATTGATGATCAAATACTCAACTAAACAGCCTCACAGTTTGTGGAAAGCCCTCTTCCCCATCCCTTAATGAAGCCAGCAGGTGAAACAACGACTCACAAGAAAGTGTATTACATTACATGACTATTGACTGAATTCATTTATCACTACTTGAATTAACATTTGGTTACATTTTGATGAATTTGTAGGACAACAACAAATTTAACATGCACACACActcataatttatttatattcagTGTATCTTAACTCGTGGCAGGTTATATGACTTATTTTCCAAGTTAATAACTCCATTTATTATTGACGTTATATGCGGTGTATCTTTTGGATGGCATGATTCTTTTATATACTATCAATATATAAAAAGTTAAAGCTCTAATATCAGTGCACTCAGAAGTCAAATTGTCACTGGAAAAGAGCACTTTTATTGCTGAATTAAACCTTGTTATTGATGTCggtaatgcaaaaaaaaaaagaaaaaaagaaaaaaaaagagcttatTGAAAATTCAaccaaactgaaaattaaaaaccAGTGACAGTTTTAACGTGATAATCACTAGCAAATAATGAAAAGTTCCTCTACCTGTCCACGTCCAATGTGATATTTTTTCACTTTCACAATGATGGATGACATGCCTATTTGTGAATCACTAAAACAGATTGTGCCATTTAGGAAATTAGCAAATAAGAGGAGGTGGTATGTACATAAAGTAATCTTTACTAGTATATCTATCGTGTAaactattttaattttaatttaagaaGAATGCACAAAGTGGATTTTACGGATATATTTTCTATGCAATACATTAGTACCTTCTGCTACACACCCAAAGTAAAGCTTCTCACAACTATTTCTTGGATAAAATTTTGATGGTAAATACCAAATATGATATTTGCATTAAATCAAGCAATTAATTAAGCTTAGCATTTAAAAGTTAAAGTGAAGATGCATATCACTTTAACTTAATTATTTGATACAcgtatatacaaaaatatatgtcttgTATCATTAGTTTGATGTAAACATATAAGTTTCCATCACTTTTAATTAATTAGACATACAAGTGACTACAATATGATCTTTTATGTTCAACTTTTTCAATGGTGAAAATTTGACCATTAAGCAATGAGTCTAGTGGGCATAAATGGGCCTAGTCACGAGAAAGCAATTCAGAGCCAACTACCAACTGAACTTTCCTCTTTAATATTATCCATAGTCGTAGTATGGTATTTCAACCTCGTGACATTCCCCTAAATTACTCCCTATTGCTATTTTTTTTACATCTCATTGCAGTTTTTGGAAAATTGATTGTAAACCACTATGCATGGTTTATGTGTGTAACTCTACATGCTAAAAGATATTAAACATGGGTTGTAGCGGATCGTCTCACGCCAAGCCAAAGAGTCAGTCTTTTCTAGATTTAATTTCCTCTGTTTATTCTGCTTAAGTTTTGAATTAAAATGTAgaaatgcatatatatatatatataacaggaATTGTgaaaaagataataagaaagccAAAACCATGGAAGCATCCACAGCCAATAACAAGAAGTCAGTTGATGCAGCTAAgggaagagttttgggacactgcTCCTCACTATGGTGGTAAGAAAGGTATACTCTGATCTCACAACTGTTCAAATTCAGCCTACTTATTTGCAGATtgcattttgaattttaaacAATCTACTAAATGCTCCACTTTCATCTACAATAACCATTTGAAATAATCAAGAACGATGGAATGACTCATGCTCCTCCCCAATTGAGTAGGTTCGAATGGCTGCTCGAGCCTGTGTTGTATTCAGTTGTTAGTATGTGTTAAATTGTATGATCATCTTATTACATGCACCTTCTTACATTCATAATTCACCATATTTTCAATTGAAGTTACTCTTCTTTGATGAGAAAATGATAAAGAGACCCTTGTGTTTTGCCATTTCCCCTAACATACTTCTTACATATATTTGGAGCACTTGTAGAAACTATAAGTTTGCAGCGCAAGTGTTGGGTGTGTATGAACAAAGTCCtagcaaatttttttttttataaagagTTAGATACTCTTAACAGAGGCGGCTCAATGGCAATGGGGGCCTAAATTTGTTTAATaattttagatatttttattGAAGTTCATTCTTTTTACCTTTTGGGATTCAATTTCTTCTTGACGATGTAACCAACCCCtttaatttttgttgaaaaattataacCTTTGATAAGATTTTATTAAGTTTATTTTTGACTTTTTCTTTTCACATGACCGCCAATATAACTCACTATGTAGCATTGCCTCCCAAAGTAACAATCATGTGAAAATTGtatctacaaaaataataaataaatgaaaaactTACATAAGTGTCCCAAATACCAACCTCTAGCCACTAGTCATAGACTTACTAAAACTAGCCAAgtacatataaaaattgaaaaaccaaataaataaggttttTTCTCttaaagaatcacatgcaaaaatcaccttccatatttttaagcgtgattaacaatattagatgcaagacggaaaggaaatttcatggatgaggtagcaaataaggtgatgaaataaaaaaaatacaatattccAAAATTCTAAGCAAAAGAAGAACcttttcaatgggtatagttgaaattcattgaaaacatatagataagtcaatatacaaaatttgaggaagattggaggtgatttggactggttttgtatcaaaattcgtaattaaatcgagttcaaaaaattcttttgcgacacatgtatcacgcatgtatctcacacacagatatacatagatatacatgtgatacacaattgatacatatatgatacatatgtgatacacatatcatttttttatgttgtgtgtgtgtgtgtgtgtatgtgtgtgtgtgtacaatagatacaaatatgatatatatgtgatacacagtatgatacacatatcatttttttcatgtacagtttttacttcgaattttcaattcaaaccacctcaaaacttcaccaaatcataccaaaactgagattcaagctccttaagatgtaaccaatctattctaataacacccactcaaaagaaagcaaaaatttagcatttttttttgctacaaatagctaattggctaatattagtaatatttggctaatattagtaatattttacgAATTAGCCAATTTTTGTAAttagctacttataaatggacataactGGTAGTTTCCCTAAATAAATTAACTATAGCTTTTTGTGATCTAATTAGCTTGAAGCGTACTTACAAAGATCTCGAAAGAAAATATCTTACAAAGTTAGAATTGTAAATAAAATTTATTCAAGCTGGAGTAAGAAGAATTAGAAAGTAACTGCAATTTTAATTGCCTTTCACTTTCATTTGAATTTTCTCAACCAACTCCGAAAAAAGACAACATAAAATATGAAACTATGTTActcattcctatacactatttgaaaacTTATTACGAAAAATGTTCATATTTTGGTATTTACCTGACCTAAACACATtttaattacaaaatatatacaatccaccttaaaaggctcttAGTCCATTATTTGTgtcttcaatcaagggatttagttacaccattttccttttttctctccctTCCCTCTTCTTCTCTCCAGATTGAACTTATATTTAGAGATTTAGAAAATCTAATCCCTCATATCTCGAGTACCGTCACCCTCTCTTTCTCCCCATATCTCATCTTCTATTACTTCATGGCAAAATATAGAAATCACCACGCTTACTACTTCATATGGCAAAATATACATACCCAAATCAACCAGACTTTGACAGAAGAACTGCTTAATGATATAGAGAAGAGatataaaaacaacaataaaCCTTTCATCTCACAACATGCCAGATAAGGATTAAGATAAAGATCTTAGGGGGCATTGCTCCATTATGTGCTACTCCTTTGGGCTATAGGCGGAAAATGGCTAAAACAGTAACAAACATGCACGATATAAATGGGCATGGGTGAAGATTTATACAATTCACATAGAATCCATTTACCCACCTCGTTATCTATACATCCACCGAAGGTGAGAGGAAACTTTATCTGGGCAATCGTAATTTGGATATAAGCATATTTTAGACGATCACTTAAGACGTAAAACGGGTCCATTAGACTTTTGCCTGCATTATCATCTTAACTAGTGAATTTTTCGCGCTTCGCGCGGTCACAAAATAAATTAATGAATATAAAAAAGTCCTTTATaattttaattctataatttgagAAAATTACAGTACATACATATATTTTTCGATGAGCTCCAAGACTTTTcatataattatttccaaaaaaataataaaccaaaaaaaaagaataagataaAAGGAGGAAATTAAAAATATGAAAACGGAGAAGAAGTTACAAATCTAATTTTTTTGATACTCTAcgtaaaaagaagaaagaaatgtacgattcttttctttcat includes these proteins:
- the LOC107773447 gene encoding uncharacterized protein LOC107773447 — protein: MRNSLLFFTFIALFIAYFLFQVHAAAPAGPLIKHLNSLLKWSRSTSKTPQSDGNILQFEDGYLVETVVEGNGLGVVPYKIRVSHDGELFAVDALNSKIVRITPPLSQYSRARLVAGSFQGHTGHVDGKPSDARFKDPKGVTMDDKGNIYVADTANLAIRKIGEAGVTTIAGGKSNVPGYRDGPSEDAQFSSDFDVIYIRPTCSLLVVDRGNAALRQISLSQEDCDYQYSSVSTIDIVMVIGAILIGYAACMLQQGFGSKMQVQVEVEQQEPSLIKEKPTPVVEIVKEEQEAGWPSFGQLVWDLSKLAVEALGSLFGYVVPLHIRHKSFSRPGLTPLKDSLNMPEDQVEPPLVQKQRAPAPASESRQVPTVGDKFPEGKPTKLRSSSFKDPTLSTKHRSSRRHEYAEYYRTSGEVPPYGHVRSKSQKERTKHRRQDKGVEAGVEAKPTEMKPVNYEDPKYAHYNMRSKYGDPFPRYS